The Paramixta manurensis region CGAAATGCGCCAGAGAGATCAAACACCACGCAGCCCGCGTCAAGAAACGCTGGTGCTAATGCGTGACTGACTTCATGCGCGGTCGCGAGAAATACTACATCAACCTTACCGGCATACTCTTGCGCAGCGCGCAGCGGCTGCAACGGTAAGTCGAGCACGCCTTTAAGCTGTGGGTGCAGGTCGGAAAGTAATTTTCCCGCATCCGGGCTTTGCGCTGAAACCGCTAAAGCGGTTATGTTCATATGTGGGTGGCGATTCAGATAGGTCGCAAGCTCTACGCCAGCATAACCACTGGCGCCAACAATCAGCGTATTCAACATCAGGCTGTATACCTTCTTACAGTCACAAAATTCCGGGATGGCGCCGCTGCGGCGGCATACCCATGAAGTCAGGCGATGGGAGAGGTCATTTTGCGTTTCCCAGTCGCACCGTGTTAATGTATTTTTATTCACTATTAATGCATGAATATTGATACATCCTAACTCAAGGACCGTCAACAGTGAAGACAAAATTACCGCCTTTTATTGAACTCTACCGCCAGTTAATCGCTACACCATCCATCAGCGCAACCGACAGCGCGTTGGATCAAAGTAATGAAACTTTAATCAATTTACTCGCTGGCTGGTTTCGCGAGCTTGGCTTCAGCGTTGAAGTGCAACCGGTACCCGGCACGCGCCATAAATTCAATCTGCTGGCAAAGAGCGGCAATGGCGCTGGCGGCTTGTTATTAGCAGGACATACCGACACTGTTCCGTTTGATGATGGCCGCTGGACGCGCGATCCATTTACCCTCACCGAACATGATAATAAGCTCTACGGTCTGGGCACCGCCGACATGAAAGGGTTTTTCGCGTTTATCCTTGATACGCTACGCGATGTCGACCTTAGCACCCTGAAAAAGCCGCTGTATATTCTGGCGACCGCCGACGAAGAAACCACCATGGCTGGCGCGAAGTACTTCTCTGAATCCGCTACTGTACGTCCGGATTGCGCCATCATCGGCGAACCGACCTCGCTCAAACCGGTGCGGGCTCATAAAGGCCACCTCTCAAATGCGATTCGTATTCAGGGGCAATCTGGTCACTCTAGCGATCCGGCACGGGGCGTTAACGCGATCGAATTAATGCATGACGCCATCGGTCATCTGATGCAATTACGCAATACGTTGAAAGAACGTTATCACCACGATGGCTTCGCGATCCCTTACCCCACAATGAATTTTGGTCATATCCACGGCGGCGATGCGGCTAACCGTATTTGCGCCTGCTGCGAGTTGCATATGGATATTCGTCCACTGCCGGGTTTAACCCTCAGCGATCTGGATGGCTTGCTAAATGAAGCATTAGCGCCAGTCAGTGAGCGCTGGCCGGGACGTGTCACCATTAGCGAACTTCATCCGCCGATTCCAGGCTACGAATGTCCGCCGGACCATAACCTGGTGCAGGTGGTAGAAAAATTGTTGGGGACGTCAACTGAAGTGGTCAACTACTGCACTGAAGCGCCGTTTATCCAAACGCTATGCCCAACCTTAGTATTGGGGCCAGGCTCGATTAATCAGGCGCACCAGCCGGATGAATTCATTGATACCGCGTTTATCAAACCAACGCGTGAACTCATTGCTCAGGTTGTGCATCATTTTTGTCATCACTAAGTTACAGTTGGGGCATTTAGCTATGAAAATAGCAAGTTGCCTCAACATTGTTCCGTCTTTCGTGATAAGAATAACTTATCCCTCTTCGATGTAATTAAATTTCATAAATTCCGGTTATTTAGCCGCACGATGCGGCCAGATGAAGGCAATTGACGAATGGAAAGTTACATGGCTAGATAAAAGGCGATGTTATGCCCATAAGGGTGAAATAAAGTTACAAAAACAAGAAGGGTGTCAGGGGTCATATGAACGAACAATATTCCGCAATGCGAAGTAACGTCAGTATGCTCGGCAAATTGCTCGGGGATACCATTAAGGATGCGCTGGGAGAAAACATCCTTGATCGGGTGGAAACCATCCGTAAGCTCTCCAAGTCATCCCGTGCGGGAAATGACGCTCATCGCCAGGAATTACTGTCTACGCTGCAAAACCTGTCTAATGATGAATTATTACCGGTGGCGCGCGCGTTTAGCCAGTTCCTGAACCTGACCAATGTCGCCGAACAGTATCAAACCATTTCGCACAATAGTGAAGGCGCAAACCACCCTGAGCTGTTGAAAAAAGCGTTTGAACGCCTAAAAAAACAGCCCGACCTCGACGAAAAAGCTATCCGTGACGCGATTGAGTCGCTCTCACTCGAATTGGTGCTCACCGCCCACCCCACGGAAATCACCCGCCGTACCCTGATCCACAAATTGGTTGAAGTAAATACCTGCTTAAAACAACTCGACCATAACGACCTTTCCGACTACGACCGTAATCAAATTATGCGGCGTTTACGTCAATTGGTGGCGCAGGCATGGCACACAGATGAGATTCGCAAATACCGCCCGTCGCCGGTCGATGAGGCCAAATGGGGCTTTGCGGTGGTTGAAAACAGCCTGTGGGAAGGCGTCCCCAGTTTCTTACGC contains the following coding sequences:
- the argE gene encoding acetylornithine deacetylase, giving the protein MKTKLPPFIELYRQLIATPSISATDSALDQSNETLINLLAGWFRELGFSVEVQPVPGTRHKFNLLAKSGNGAGGLLLAGHTDTVPFDDGRWTRDPFTLTEHDNKLYGLGTADMKGFFAFILDTLRDVDLSTLKKPLYILATADEETTMAGAKYFSESATVRPDCAIIGEPTSLKPVRAHKGHLSNAIRIQGQSGHSSDPARGVNAIELMHDAIGHLMQLRNTLKERYHHDGFAIPYPTMNFGHIHGGDAANRICACCELHMDIRPLPGLTLSDLDGLLNEALAPVSERWPGRVTISELHPPIPGYECPPDHNLVQVVEKLLGTSTEVVNYCTEAPFIQTLCPTLVLGPGSINQAHQPDEFIDTAFIKPTRELIAQVVHHFCHH